Genomic segment of Vulpes vulpes isolate BD-2025 chromosome 16, VulVul3, whole genome shotgun sequence:
AGCTTGTGTAGTTTCCTCCTCCTTGGTTTTCTTTCATAAGAGAGAAAaccctgggctgggggtggggagcagggggtgagAGGGAGCTTATGCTTATAAGCACTCTGAATGAGTTTCCAAAAGGTTTCTATGTCACAACGCAGCTCTGACATAAATATAACTAACTGTCTACAAGATGCTCTATGCTATTTAGGACTGGATGGATAGTAAGATTATTCAAGATtctggagtgattttttttttttaaagaagtagtgCAAATGATGCTTTCCcaatatttctgtaatatttcttaaatttctgtgACATAGTTTCCTTTTAGCCAATGACATCCATGTTTGGTGTATGCTTTCTGCCCGAGTATCTTAATATTTGAACAGACCAAGGGAAGATCCTAATTAGTCTGAAgatcttaaattttctttaatgaatgaGTTAAATAGGCAATTCACTCTCAGTGTGGTAAATCAAATACCAACGACACGTCACACATTTCACCAAACCATTTGATGTTTCCTCTAAAATTCCACAATCCTGatatattctttcattctctAATACATGATATAGGATTTTTATGCCCGAATCAAGAGTCTGCCTCTCCAAGCATTTGTCTAATTAGAACTAACATTCCAATTTTAATGCAGATGAATTAAGATCTGATATAAAAATTGGAGATGTCATATTAATTTCTAACCGAGAAACACTCTTCATCCTGAACTTTTATCATCAAGGTTTCTGTATAATTCATGAGGTTTACACTTTCAAATACTGCCTTAAAGATTAGTTCTTGGAGGAAAGCTCATGAGATGATTCCCATATGaagaacacaaatataaaatacttggAATTTTATTGACTATCATAAAACCATCAAttaccttgattttctttttcttacaaaggTTAATGCTGCTCTTAACCTTTAAAGCCATCCGAAGGTTTATATAAAGGCACTTCTAATATACAATGTAAAGGTAAATATTCCTTTCTCATTTAGCAATCTGATATTTTACTTTGTAGCCTGCAAGTGTGCTACTTAATAAATGCTAAAGTAAAATGTATTGCAAATTAAGATTATCCTAGGataattatacatttaatgcaaataGTTTGCACTGAAGTTTAGGAATAGAGTTTGCATTATAGATATTTGTATGAGTTTTTATTGTGATTTGTAGCAAGTTTCTCTCTTTCACTTCACCACTTTTTTAAGGAGTTAAAAACAAGTATAtttgaagaagacagaaaaaaataagaaggtagCAAAAATTGAAATACACCTAAGTTCCAAGAAATTCGGGGGGAAGGAGTTTTATCTAGGAATGCGGAATACTAAATTATATAGGAAAATTAGCAGTTTAAATCCAACACATTTAAGAAGATCCCAATGACAGAATGTCAGTGAAGAGATGTAGTACAGTGAATTGAAAGCCTTGCTAATTTTGGGTACGAGGAATCAAATCTGATGGGATGACCagacaatttccttttctttttttctttcatccgAAGCAAAGTAATTTTGCAATCACAGTTTTATCCcagatttgcttttcattttcaatcttGAAATCACTATCCATCCTTGGCAAAATCATCAACATCAGTAACAGATTTGGCAGTAACCATGTAGAAAATAGGACAAATATAGTATGGGTTTAAGCATGAGagatataaataagcaaaataatgaGAATGCATACCACGGTTATATTCATCGTCATCGTCTAACCAAACACACAGAATGAAAAGAGGAATCCCCAGAACGTGACACTAGAGCACAATGCCAAGATAAAAATCACTGCTAAGTCTGAGCATGACAAAGAAACAGATGGTCATGACCTCTTCtgcagggagggaaaaaaaaaaaaaaaagaataatgatacaAGACACTTAATAGCGAAATTGTTCATGACTGCTAAGATtcttggaagaaaaacaaaatgaagaagccGCTACaggaatgagataaaaaaaaaaaataatacatgtctaTGTTTGCCAGCCACATTGCAGAACTGAAGAGTCACCTGTGGTTTTCCGCTTAACACAGGAGAGATGAGTTGGTCTAGTATATTTGATAGCaggttttaaaatgaatttcctGGAGGGAGAGTGGGCCTGAACTTCTGTTTTTTTAGCAAGTTCAGCCTTCTTATAAACTGCTacgaataaaaaaaaacacaagaaaaagcaTACCATCAGGAGAAAATACACACTTGGAGCAAAACCGAACGACATTTCATAAATAATTAGTTACCACTGTTAGGAAGTTTCTTCTACAAAAGAGTAACAatgaatacaaaaacatttttaaagaagttattgTGAAATGaaccttttttccttctcacttcATCTCTGGAGACTGTGCTAGGTTCCtttttagctatttttctttcAGGAGTGGAAATTCTGCCTCTCCCGGTTTtaaaaggcttttcttttctatgtttcTCGAGAGATGGTCTCCGAGCTTCCTTTTCAGCTTTCTCCTCTTTAGGAATAGTTTCTAACTGTTCTGTCATGATGCTCCTATCATCATCTGCGGATCAAAGCAAAccatgacaacaacaacaacaacgaaagcATTAGTAACAGATGTACAAGATCCttcatatatttaacaaaatgcaGAACAGAGATAAAGGGacatttttaaactgtttaaaaCGAAAAAGAAATCGTTTTATTTGgaagtagaaaattaaaaaaaaaaaaaataatgcacacCTTGAGTGTCCACCCAGAGGCTGTCAGCATCCATGATGGAATCATCAATGGTGGTCTCGTCTTTGTAATCGTCATAGGTTTCCGTCTTATATTCTGAGAGTGCaacctcctctctctctggggAAGCTGGAGCCTCCGGGGAGCCATCCCTGGGCTCGGCCTGGGCTTCGGCGGCCTCATCGACGTGGAGCTCTTTGAGGTGGAGCTCTTCTCCGGCGCGGGGAGCCGGTCTCCTCTCCACCTCGGGCTGCTCTAGGGCTGCGAAGCGCACGCTGTGGGCGCCTGACTCCCCTTCGTCGGTGGTGGTTTGCACCACGGTGATAAAATCATCCTCGATGGTTACCACGGACTCGATCACCCCTTTGTGCTCGCCAGGGCAGGTCTCCACAAATTCCTCCCTGACCCCGGGGACGCCCAGGTCGGTGATCTGAAGGGTGTCGGAGCGGAAGAGCAGCTTGTCGTACTCTCCCTGGGCCTCGATCTCGTCTTCCTCGCTCCGGGCCTCTGCGGGCTCGATGCCGGCGGCTTCGGGCACCTGCTCTGGGACGTCGGAGGGTGTGACAGAGATATCTGGGGTCCCCTTGCTGTCCTCCTGTGGCTGCTGAATGAATTCCATCTGGACGTCGGCCCTCTCGTCCGGGGCCAGCTCGGCCTCTGAAACAGCAGGTGCACAGGGAATCTCCACAGACAATTTGATGGCGATCTCATCTTGGATCAGAGAGGACTCCGGGGACGTTTCCTTCTTGCCCTCGTCGGCTTTCAAGGACTCCATGGTGAGGCTCTCGTGCTCGCCACTGGACTCGTAGGACTCCTCCTTGTCCACAGCCTCCTGGTGCACCAGGTCAGGCTTGGCCACCTTCTCCTTGATCTCCGTCTCGCTGGCACGGGCGCCTTCCTTCACGGGGCCAAACTCGACACCCGGAGGCGCCAACGTGGAGGGGGCGAGATCCTGCCCGACCTCGGGGGGGAGCTCCGTCTCCTGTCCCCCATCTAGGGTCAGCCCCGCGGCCATCTGCCCGAAGTCGCTGATGTGAACATCCACGTGACCCTGGTCGGCTTTCTTTGCAACAAAATCCAGTTCTGGTGCAGCTTTCCTGGAAGGTTCGACCTCCCCGACCTCTGGCACTGAGCTGAGCCCTTTCTCAGCTGCCTCCGCTGCAGGAGGGGATGCATCTTTTGCTGCGGTCGGGGGGTGCTCGGAGATTGCTCCTAATCCAGACGCTTCGGCCTGGTCGCTGGCCTCTTCCGCTGCCCTGGAGTGTTCCTTTGCATCCGCATGTTCTTCACCCTTTTCTAGGACGGTATCCAGCTTATCACTGGCTTTCCTGTCCTGCTCCGACTCCCTAGCCGGGCCCGGCTTGTCACCAGGGACGTGCGGGGAGACCTCTTTCTCAGCCCCCAGCTCGTCTTTGACTCTGCCGGCAGCCGCCAGTTTTACTTCAATCAACGAGAGGTCCGTGGCGAGGTCTCTCCGCATCTTGTCATCGGGGCCTTCATAAAAGGACCCGCTGTCCCCGGACAGATTCTCGCTGTCTTGAACCGGCGACGGGAGCGGGACCGTGTACTTGTTGAACACACAGTAGCCCAGGTCTTCCAGCTGACTGTCCGTTTTAACCACGACGTGGTTCTCGTCGGTGACAGGGGGCAGGCCCGTACTGCCCTCCTCGGCCACAGCCTCCGATGGCACCGATTTCCTCCTGGCAACCTCGGCATCTGCGCTCACCGAAGCTAATCTGGACCTCGTGCCCGCCAGATCGAGCATCTCAGGCAGGTCAGGGGCCATGACGGTGCCATTTTTGTAATAATCTTTGGCGAGGAAAGGGGACTCACACGATGGCTCAACCGGAGCATTTTCCTCTCCCGGAGCCTTCCCCCCCTCTGGCTGTTCCTCCTCTTTGCTCTCTACCGGGAAACAAGGGGCTTTCTCCAGGGCAGGTGTGGTGGCCGGAAGGTAATCATCCCCTTCGTCCATACTTCCACTAGTGTTGGTCAGAATGTCAGAAGCCAGAGGAGAAAGATCGTGGCCCCGACCAAAGTTGAATCCGAGGGCTATGGAATCCAGGCAAGACATGGGCAAGTTGATCGACATGCTTCTTTGCTCTATTGCTGACCTCCCGCCAAGTCCGAGACTCCTGCTTAGCGTCAAGTCGTCCTTATTCTTACTGTGGAGATCCCTCTTCTCCCCATACACTTTTGGATCAATAGTAAACATCCTTTCTTGAGGAGAACTGGGTTCTTCGGGTAAATCGGCTGGATAACCCTGTGCAAGAGTGCTGTACCCTGCTTCTTGCGCTGCggccctgggctggggctctTGGCCGGCCTCAAGTCCCTTGTCGCCGTTTTTACACACGGGAGACACGGTATCCAAAGACTCTAGGGCACTTTCTCTTGTGTCGCTTAGTTCGTAGTAATCACTGCCCGGCTGGATGCTCTTTGTCACGTCTTCTTTCAAGGCAGATGTTTCGAAATACTTGGACATTCCTGACTTATCTTCATAAAATGGCATGTCAAGCTCAGCTGATGTTGCAGCCCCAGCCCCTTCAACCTTAGTGTCTTTGCCCAcaactttttcttcaaaaaggtCCTGGGTTGCACTCTTCTCACTTGCTGCAGCTGGTTCGGTCACGACTTTCTCCAGGGTCGTGGAGGTCATGGCTGAATCGGTTACTGCTTGTTCCAAACCGACAGGGAATAATAATGCGTCTGTGGTAGGCTCTTGgcctttctgttcttcttttgAGAGGGCGTGCTCCATGCAGGGCTGAATGatgcctgtttctccatctgtcaGTTTTGGGGGCTCACTGTCTTTTGGCATGGCTTCTTTGTCAGAAACGGTTGTTTTTTCCTCAAGCTTTGGCTGAGACTCCTTGTCAGTAGGTGTAGCTTCCTGCTCTTTTTTCTGTGCGCTCTCTGGCTTGATCGCCCCTTTTTCCTCTCCCAAAACTTTCTCTGGGACACCTTCTTCCACAGTTGGAATGAGGGCATCTTTGGGTAAGGTGGTTGCCTCTGAGGCTGGTGCTTCTGCCACTTTGTCGGGTTTATCCTTAGGGGGCTCTTCAGCTTTAGAACTATCTTTGGCAGGTGCTGGGCCACTGGtttcttccagaaattttttGTCATCTGGCTGTAAAAAGGCAGGGGCAAAGGGTGATGCTTCTGCAACGATTTCATTCTTCATGACATCTAAAGGAAGAGTGAAGCTTCCCGCCTGAAAGGGACTTGGCATGGGAGAATCAAActgtttcccttcccattttGGGATGTCCTCAAGTACATCTTTTCCCTTCATGGGTGTTAGGGGGCCGGGTGAGATGGGAGCAGCTAAACCCCACTCGTCCTTTTTTGCTTCTGTTGGCATTTCGATGAACCAGTCCTTTTGCTCTTTTGGAGTGGGGGGCTCTGCAGAGAGGCCAATACCAGGCACCACTAGGCTCGGTTCTGTCTTCTGTTTCATGTCTTCCAGCCCGGCACCAAGAGGCTGCCCAAACAGAGTGGGAGgtgctctttcttcttctgtgccTTGCATGTCCTTTGTGTCAGGGGAAGTTTTCGTTGTCTCAGGCTGAGAAACTAAGGCAGCATGTTTGAGGTCTTCACCAGGCTTACTTTGTTTCTCTGACTCCTTGTCTTTCTTGTCTAATGGCTCAGCTGGAGAAGGAGTCAATTCCTGTTGATCATGGAACTCCATCTTCGAGGCTGGAAATAAACCTGAAGTAATTGGGTTGATTTTTAAACAGATAATAGGCAAGTGCTTTCAGGCAGTaagcttaaaattatattttgaaatgacaaatgaATGGTAGGGTAAGAAAACAAAACGAAACTATGGAACATGCAAGCATGCTACCcgtttaaaaattaacatgaaaatgTCAGGATCGAGATATATTTGTACTACTGCTGAAATGGACTGCTGTTGCGAATCAATGCATACAGGAATTGTGTATTTTGAATACTCTTTGCTCCTCTGTTTGGGTTCTCCTAAATAGTATGTAATGTGTACggtagtagaaaaaaaaattcatgtgcCTTCTACATAAATGACAAATTAAGGAACATTGAATCAGTAATATTTagatacaaaaatactttaaGGACTAAATATGAAAAACGGATGAATGTCCACTGAGCTTTTTCATTTGTGTTGTCATTTGAAAATGAACTGGCAGGCCAAGGGCAGAAGGCTAATTAATCCATAGTAAGTATTCATAGTTTCAATTAACTTGATTTACAAATGCCAGGACCAATTTTTTGAGCATTGAAAAGTTACTGGCATAATTTTTTAAGGAGTCATCTGAGATTAAATTTCaggaatataaatatttgctattaacTTTATGTGATATGACCTAAAAAATTGACAAGGCAGTTTCTACCACAAATTCAAAATTCTTAATCCCGAATCATCAGCTGACCTTACGACAGATGTAAGAAAATCTGAATTATATTGTTAATACTGAGAGGTCATgtgaatacaaattttaaaaagagccgATCTTTATAATATCTTTCTCTCCCTGGTCATGACCTTGTGATCGATGGTGAGGCACTAACTGTGGCTTCAGAGATACTTCATAGAAATTAAGtggctctttatttttgtttgttcaccAATGCAAAAGGTTTCAGAGTCTCACTTGTGTTTTAAGGTCACAGGTATTTTGTTGTGGTCATTGGAGCTAAATGTAATTATCTGgaaaaaatttgggaaaaaataataaaattcagtcATCGCTCAAAGAGCAAGTGTATGGATCATCATTACCTTATATACTTGTGTGTCCTGTTGtaacaatagaaaagaaatacttcATGAACTTCTAATAAAGGTTAGATGGATGAAAACTCAAGAGATATGATGATGGTCAAAGACGTTGGCTGCCATGGAGAGGAAATGGTATGAGAAGCATCAGCAGGAGCTTTTAGGAAAACCAAACCAGAATTCATTGAAGCATAAAAAATATAGCACGTTGCGGttgcaaacaaaaacaattctaCCATTTAAGCCTCTGTGTGCCAAAATCCGAGTCTACGATTTGAAAGAAAAGCATATGAATCGCTgtcccaaaaataaaaataaaaatatacatgtattagCAATGTGGCTGGCAAACACTTGGAGATGGGAGGGGGGCGGACAAAAAGCTCACACAGCATCGTCAGCCTGGCTGCAAAGCGTATTGTATCATggcaaaataaaaccaagaatcagCTGCAGCAGTGGAAGACCTAGCTGCCACACAGCACCTGTGCAAGCCACACTCTGCTCATTAAACCTACAACAtcggtctcaggatcatgagaagACCAAGCCATGGAATAGCATTGGAAAGGCATCAGGTTGGTAAGCTGCTGGAGAGATCATTTGCAACAGAACACATGCAAATCCTAGGAAAGACACACCTTCCCTGGCAGAGGAAGGGATTGTTACTTCTGGAGACACCTCGGTGACCTCTTTTACACTTTTCTCCTGTGGGGCCCCTGCTGGGGCACTCTCTTCAGGAGCTATGTGGGCCTCCACACTAGACTCCGCTGGGCCCTCACTGAGGCCCTGGGGTTGGTCTGAGGCCTTGGCAGCCCCGCACTCTTTCCCAGGAAGAGTGGCAGGTGTCTCTTCCTCAGCCATTGTTCCCTCTAGCGTTTCTTCTTCTTAGGGATGAAAAAGATGTTGACATCACGACCACAGAACAATACACGAAATGGCAGAAATACTATTCAAGGAACACTTTCAGCTCCATTACATCAACCTCACGAGAACCTCTTTTACCATTTGGACGAACAGATTAATATTCTGATGCAACGTGCATTATGTATTGCTTGGGAAATTATTCTATATAATCTGCTAATAATGATGCCTTTTACAGTCTCGTTAAAaggctatttattttaaaacttgagaGCTGAAAGGGTTTTATTGCTCTACTACCCTTAGTGGAAATGGCAGTAAGTTGCACACATGTAGGAAGCTTGCTGGAAATAAGAGATGGTGCTGCTGGATAACAGATGGTTATGAAAAGACAGATGCATTGATGTACTGAAAGAAACCTTTAAATTTGCTAGACATGTGCTGTTTTCTCCAATGCAGTAAGCCCCTACATATGAATTTCTGattactttatttaaaacatgCAAACTTTAGTAAAGAATCTTTTGGAATAAAAAACACCCGGCTTCAAAATGAGAGCCATCAACTACCCTAACAGTTTTCATGGAACCCACAAACACTATCTTATTTAGTATTCAGAGGCAAAAGTATTtagtatttaaagtaataaattatattttgatataatttatgtatgtaatatttttaaggcAAAAGACTTCCTCactcaatttattttatcttcattgcATTCCATGATATGGGAGACTATGAAAATTTCAAGGAgtaagcaaaatattttgaaaagcaaggTCTGGGTAAAAGGTAATCTTACCACTGAAAAAAGTCTAAGGACCTCTGGGACACAGCTGTTACCATATTGCTTACACCCTTGAAATACCAATAATTAGTTCATGTATAGTTCCCCTTGATCCTGAATAAGAAACTGTGCCCATTACCTGGAAAGTCTTATTGTGCAATTCAAAACCAAACCACGGAGATAACTGAATGGCAACCAAACTGCCAAAATATCTTCCCAAAGGATGTATATCACGtggaaaaatgttaacaattaaaatgtaaaatgaacacTTATGAAGGCCATGAATTATCGTGTTCATTTGCTTCTCATTTTGCACTTCAAATGCCAgtaaaataaatcccattttattGCTTAAGAAATTAGAGGGAAATATATAAGCTGTTTTATAGTTCTACAAATGAAAGGTTCTTATGAAACATTGTTTAAATGGCCTGGTGAGAAAGACTACAGATGGAAAGGAAAGGGATTTTCTTTTGTAAGAGATACTAAAACTCCTAGGCAAGGGATGGGGGAAGAAAGGACTGCTTCATCtattccctccaccccccatttAGCACTCAGGGactttcatttttgtcatttagTTACataagtaacattaaaaaaattcaaactccAAATTATTATTAAGGCCATTTTTGTAATTACAGACGAGACTTCTACTATAGCTGCTTTACTAATGTCACCCTCTTGGGTAAAGTCTAATCAAGTCAatcaatttattttccaaatccaTGTAACCTTTTGgctttccatttcctcattttgtaTAAATCATGTTTATTTCCACTACACTCGTTTCTCATTCGAAATTCCCcatctttttcttaattgttaTTAAGTTTACACTATTAGAAGGACTTATTTTTTACCATGGgttatatttctcttttagaGTGTCTGAGCCATTGGTGCTCTTTGTTTTCCAAAGGATCCTTGAAGACGTTTATTATCATGAATGTAGTTGGAAAGAATGTTTGTTCCCCATTGCCTTGGAACTATCTGCCCTTATGTTAAATACGGTCCTGTATGAAAATAAACTCTTCATGCACACAAGTGCACTTTTCTCTATTTGAAAATAAGCTCTTCACCTCCACAAAATGTGTTTTGgctctatttttgttttcctttacaaAGCTACCTAGTTAGAAAGAGGTAAATTTCAGCCCACTGCCCTCATCACGGCCAGGTATATACACTAGGGTCTGTTAGTTTTATGAGGCTGGAATGACAAAGGTTTTGGATCACTGCTTTCACTTTAGCCCAGGTATATTGATGTGAGCCAATATTTATTCACCTAGGGGGAGCCTCTGTAGTTTCTGTAGATGATTAAATGATTTGGAGAAATATATTCATTCTGTAACATGCATTCTGCCCAACACAGATTCACgatctttctcttttaaagagcTATCGTATTGACATGCTCCTAAAAATGGTTGATTCTATTTAAGTCTGGCCCTAGTAATATTCTGTatccaaggaggaaaaaaactatATAGTACATAGAGGACTACATACAGAGTCCTCTTCTTCAGTTTGAGTTAAGAGGATATATTCTTCCCCCACTGATTTATTTTCAGGGAGCAGAAAGGAGTCATACTTTTACTGAActctttttgatttcttcccATCCCTTTCCCCTTTTTGGCGTTCTTTTCAGAAGTAattatatagaaaagaaaatacccaTATGCCTCAAATGAGGTATTTGGCCAGACATCTAAACTATATAGGGACGTCACTTTCATATGGAAAAAACAGGCTcctttccctcccaccccacatcCGAAGGTACGCTGAGTATGATGCATGTGGTCAAAGCtgcaggctggggaggaggagcaaaaGGGGACCATGCTTGGTTCACCTTTCTCCTGGCCTAAGTGGGCCTCTGCACTCTGCGCTGGGACACTGGGGAGCACACTAGAGGTAGTCCATTGTGAGCTGAACAAAGGATGCTCATAGTACTCCTCATCGGAATTGGAAGGGTCATCATCAGGCACAGACACCGAGATGGAGGGGGCTAGGAGTCTACGCCTCTCCCCGCTGGTGGCAGGTTCGTGGCTGGGGAACCTGTGTAGAGGACCCACTTGATCCTCAGCCCCTTCATCTACAAACAGACACATAGGAAGAAACTGCAGGGAAAACTGGACAAGACAGACACAAGATCAGACGGACGAGACAAACACCTACACGAAGACATGACGGGTCACAGAGGTAGCACAGTGGGATGGAGGGGAATTAGCCAGACCAAGCTGATGGAGGATGGGAGGCAGTGAATGTTTCATGCATCAGTAGGCACTGAATTTACACTATCCCTTAGGTAACCTTGCCattgatttaaataaatcaaaGGCACTAACACCCTTTACTGCATAATACAAATTATCTATACACTCCCCTCCAACAAGTCAGAAtaacccaaacaaaaaacaaaccaaaaaacccccactGAAATAGAAACAAAGCATTACAGTACAGACACATTATTTGGAAGAAATTCTTTCAAGTAGACTCTTTTCATGCTTCTGTCAATATATTTataagttaaaaaagaagaaaggcgtTAGGACCTGATGCTTTACAATTATAAGGGAAAACAGTCCTGTATGAAGCACAACCTTAATTATCTAGGATGGTCACATAGTTAGCATTTTGGTTAATTTAAGTTTTTGTTAATGACTTTTACcagaaaaccatttttaattcCAGGCcggttaaaaaaaatctacagtagTGCATTCTTCTTCTTGTTAAGGAGAGTACAGTAGCCTAGCTCTTTCCTTGGGTGCCAAAGACTAGGGGCATCCTTTTGAACACTGGTTTTCATGGTTTTAAGAGAGTCCCTAATAAtataaactcattttcttttctttttcttctgaaagttGAAAAGAGATACAATCACCTGACAATTATTTCTACAGAGCTGGCTTCAGATTCACCAAGACTTTATTCTATGTGGTTTCATTTACACCtctggttgtttttgtatttcaaaCTCTCGCTGCATATTTCTCATTGAAATGCTAACATAAATACTCTCATTTCTGCCTTTCCAGTGACTTGGCTTAGAAATCTGccttatttaaatatatctccTTAAATACACAAGGGAAGGTAAGTCTGCTTAGCACTTGGATTCTGGTATATTTCAATGAGCTTTAAGGATGATGGCAACAAACAATATTTGGCTTCTAATGTGGTACAGAAACTACATCTCGGGCCTATATAACAGGTTCCAGGATTTGCTAATcattatgatttatttacttttatttagaaataatttccaaatttccTAACTTTCAATaataagaattattaaaatgtattaaaagtcTGTGTatccaatttttatttctatcaaaaTTTAAGCAGGCAGATTAtagcatttatttgaaaatgtactgTATCGTTAGGGCAGTATCTTATTTTCAGCAACCAAGTGCTAACAAcctgaaataaatttgaaatcgTAAAGGTATGAAAATAATATCTCGTAGAGGGAATACTTTTAATCTCTTGAGCACATTATTTACTGATTGTTCCATGCTATTTTTTCCTGGATGGCTGCTCAGAACTTTTTCAGCCATCATGCTTATTATATCATGGGATAGCAGAAGCCTAAAATTACATTTGATATTCTTAGTT
This window contains:
- the MAP2 gene encoding microtubule-associated protein 2 isoform X12 gives rise to the protein MADDRKDEAKAPHWTSTQLTEASAHPHPPEIKDQGGAGEGLVRSANGFPYREDEEGAFGEHGSQSTYSDTKENGINGELTSADRETAEEVSARIVQVVTAEAVAVLKGEQEKEAQHKDQPAALPLAAEETANLPPSPPPSPASEQTVPVEEASKMEFHDQQELTPSPAEPLDKKDKESEKQSKPGEDLKHAALVSQPETTKTSPDTKDMQGTEEERAPPTLFGQPLGAGLEDMKQKTEPSLVVPGIGLSAEPPTPKEQKDWFIEMPTEAKKDEWGLAAPISPGPLTPMKGKDVLEDIPKWEGKQFDSPMPSPFQAGSFTLPLDVMKNEIVAEASPFAPAFLQPDDKKFLEETSGPAPAKDSSKAEEPPKDKPDKVAEAPASEATTLPKDALIPTVEEGVPEKVLGEEKGAIKPESAQKKEQEATPTDKESQPKLEEKTTVSDKEAMPKDSEPPKLTDGETGIIQPCMEHALSKEEQKGQEPTTDALLFPVGLEQAVTDSAMTSTTLEKVVTEPAAASEKSATQDLFEEKVVGKDTKVEGAGAATSAELDMPFYEDKSGMSKYFETSALKEDVTKSIQPGSDYYELSDTRESALESLDTVSPVCKNGDKGLEAGQEPQPRAAAQEAGYSTLAQGYPADLPEEPSSPQERMFTIDPKVYGEKRDLHSKNKDDLTLSRSLGLGGRSAIEQRSMSINLPMSCLDSIALGFNFGRGHDLSPLASDILTNTSGSMDEGDDYLPATTPALEKAPCFPVESKEEEQPEGGKAPGEENAPVEPSCESPFLAKDYYKNGTVMAPDLPEMLDLAGTRSRLASVSADAEVARRKSVPSEAVAEEGSTGLPPVTDENHVVVKTDSQLEDLGYCVFNKYTVPLPSPVQDSENLSGDSGSFYEGPDDKMRRDLATDLSLIEVKLAAAGRVKDELGAEKEVSPHVPGDKPGPARESEQDRKASDKLDTVLEKGEEHADAKEHSRAAEEASDQAEASGLGAISEHPPTAAKDASPPAAEAAEKGLSSVPEVGEVEPSRKAAPELDFVAKKADQGHVDVHISDFGQMAAGLTLDGGQETELPPEVGQDLAPSTLAPPGVEFGPVKEGARASETEIKEKVAKPDLVHQEAVDKEESYESSGEHESLTMESLKADEGKKETSPESSLIQDEIAIKLSVEIPCAPAVSEAELAPDERADVQMEFIQQPQEDSKGTPDISVTPSDVPEQVPEAAGIEPAEARSEEDEIEAQGEYDKLLFRSDTLQITDLGVPGVREEFVETCPGEHKGVIESVVTIEDDFITVVQTTTDEGESGAHSVRFAALEQPEVERRPAPRAGEELHLKELHVDEAAEAQAEPRDGSPEAPASPEREEVALSEYKTETYDDYKDETTIDDSIMDADSLWVDTQDDDRSIMTEQLETIPKEEKAEKEARRPSLEKHRKEKPFKTGRGRISTPERKIAKKEPSTVSRDEVRRKKAVYKKAELAKKTEVQAHSPSRKFILKPAIKYTRPTHLSCVKRKTTATGGESSQASSVFKQAKDKVSNATLSKIPALQGSSKSPRCSSACPSTSQRATFSDSFSIQPSSSAGSTDRLPYSESGNKDGVTKSPEKRSSLPRPSSILPPRRGVSGDRDENSFSLNSSISSSARRTTRSEPIRRAGKSGTSTPTTPGSTAITPGTPPSYSSRTPGTPGTPSYPRTPHTPGTPKSAILVPSEKKVAIIRTPPKSPATPKQLRLINQPLPDLKNVKSKIGSTDNIKYQPKGGQVRILNKKIDFSKVQSRCGSKDNIKHSAGGGNVQIVTKKIDLSHVTSKCGSLKNIRHRPGGGRVKIESVKLDFKEKAQAKVGSLDNAHHVPGGGNVKIDSQKLNFREHAKARVDHGAEIITQSPGRSSVASPRRLSNVSSSGSINLLESPQLATLAEDVTAALAKQGL